Genomic DNA from Candidatus Poribacteria bacterium:
GCATAGCCGGTGCCGTCGACGTCCCCTTTTTTTCCAGCGCCTGTAACAATCGCAACTTTCCCATTCAATCGATCCATAATTCCAACCCATCAGGAAGGCAGAAAATTCTTGGATGGAAACATGGAAAAACGGAAGGATGGGTGCCTTCCAATCTTCCAACCAAATTCTTCCAACCTTCCACTCCTTTCGTAAAAATTAATACCTACACCCCTATCCCTAACTTATCGTTAATCTCCTTCTGATAGCCTTCCAACTCGCAGTTTTCGATCTCCTGAATCGTCACCGGACGACCGAACCATCCCGATTCATAGACCGCCATGCAGATGGCTTCTGACCGCATACCTTCAACGGCATCCACTTCCGGTTTGCCACCGCTCCGAATGGCATCGGCGAAGTATTTCAGTTCAATCGCGACGGTATCTTCCACACCGCCCGGGAAGTAGTATTCCCGTTCCGAATCGCTCAGGCTATTCATAAACTCCTGCATGAGGTCATCGTTGGAGATCGGTTCGCCGCCGCGCGGCACCAACCCCTCGTTCCAATCAAGCGAGCCTTCGCTACCGTAGACGGTGTGTTGACGGAAACCGTGTCCGGGAGCGGAACCGACCCATGTCCACTGTGCTGTAACGCCCTGTTCAAACTTGATGGTGGCGATCATCGCATCCTCAACGTCAACGGCGTAGCCGCCTTCTCTTTCTGCAGGATTGTCATAGCGGAAAGGTTCATAAGCCTTGTTGATTGCATAGACCTCCTCGGCTTCCATACCGAGAATATAGCGCATCAGATCCGTAAAGTGCACACCGCCGTCTAATGCCCAACCACCGCCTGCATCCATCTTGAAGTTGCGCCAGCCCCATTTTCCCAAACCTTCGCTGACCTCTACCCAGAAGAACATTCGAGGATCACCGATACGTCCTTGGGCGATTGCCCAGCTGCGGGTGCGTTGGATACGCGCCAAACGATAGTTTTCAGCGACGGAAATAATCCTGTCATTTCGATCCGCGGCTTCCATCATTAGTTTACATGCCCGCATGGTAATACCGAACGGCTTTTCAATAATAACGTGTTTTCCGGCATTGAGCGCAGGCACAGCAAGCGTATGATGTGCACTGTGGAGGGCACAGATGTCAACGCACTCCAGATCTGGGTGCTTCGCCAACATCTCATCAAGTTCTGTGTAGACGGCTGGTTTCGTTCCGCCTTGGAACTCATGCGCCTGATTCGCCCGTTCTTCAGCGCGTTCCACCGCGATATCGCACGCCGCCACGATCTCATAATCCCTGATGCCTTTCGACCAGAGTTCACGATACCCACCCATGTGCGCACCGGACATACCGCCGCATCCGACTAATCCCATTTTAATTCGTTCTGCCATGTAAGCCTCCTTATGTGCCTCTTGTAATTTACGCGTACCCAACACGCTTCAACAAGTGAACATGCGAAATTATATGCGATACACCGTCTCATGTCAACATTTTTATCTCTTATTGGGTATCGGTTATCAGCCTTCGGTAAAGAGCAGTTGCGGTCATTGAGGACGTTTGCGACTGTCACAAGGGACTGCTGACTGCTGACCGCTGATAACTGAATGCCTCTGAAATGCACCACCAAATGCTTGACTTGACATTCGTTTTCTGGTAGAATACCGCAATAAAGGGGGATATGACCATGCACACTACGGATACAAAACCTATCTATAGCATCAAGTGTTGTTTCATCGCAATAGCGATTTTGACCCTGTTCGTCTGTCTATCTACACATGCAGCGGTTGACGAAAACACCGTCGCCGTCTGGCTCTTTGACGAAGGTGCCGGCGATGTAGTGAAAGACGTTTCCGGTAACGGACACGATGGCGAATTCGCCGGGAAACCTAAATGGGTCAAGGCTGAATTCGGGGGAGGATTAGAATTTCCCGGGAATGACGGTGGATACGTCGTTGTTGAGTCTACCAAAAAACTGGAATTGGAAACGCTGAGTATTGAGGCATGGGTCAAAGTAGCAGAAGGCACAGGGAAATGGCAGGGCATCGTTTGCAAACAGCAGGCAGGCTGTGGCAATCGAAACTACGGTATCTGGGTTCATGTAGATCAGCATGTGTTGCATTCAGAAATCGGTGCGAACGGGGCATGTGGATTTAGCATAGATGCCACGACTAAGATTACCGACGACAAGTGGCATCATCTTGCCTTTACCTATGATGGCAAAATGGGACGCGCGTATGTTGATGGTGAATTGGAAATCGAGGCACCTAATGGCACTACTTTTCAGAGTGCCGATCCGATTACAATCGGCGTGCCGAATCTCAATAACGCAAACGGATTAAAGGGTGTCATTGACGAGATACGCATCTCCAATGTCGCACGAACCGAAGCGGAAATTCAGGAAGCGATGGATGTAGGATTAGCCGCAATTCTTAACGTTGAACCCGGTGGCAAACTCGCAACACGTTGGGGTTACCTCAAGCGTGTCCCATAAGACGGCTCAAAACCGGTAGGTGCGGTGTTTTTGCTTGGATATTTCTGCGTATTTCCCTCCGAACCGCACCATAGCCGCAAAATATTTTGCGATAGGACTTACACACTTGGTTGATAAGTTCCCTAATAGTGAAAAGCGGTAAAAGCNNNNNNNNNNNNNNNNNNNNNNNNNNNNNNNNNNNNNNNNNNNNNNNNNNNNNN
This window encodes:
- a CDS encoding LamG domain-containing protein, which encodes MHTTDTKPIYSIKCCFIAIAILTLFVCLSTHAAVDENTVAVWLFDEGAGDVVKDVSGNGHDGEFAGKPKWVKAEFGGGLEFPGNDGGYVVVESTKKLELETLSIEAWVKVAEGTGKWQGIVCKQQAGCGNRNYGIWVHVDQHVLHSEIGANGACGFSIDATTKITDDKWHHLAFTYDGKMGRAYVDGELEIEAPNGTTFQSADPITIGVPNLNNANGLKGVIDEIRISNVARTEAEIQEAMDVGLAAILNVEPGGKLATRWGYLKRVP
- a CDS encoding Gfo/Idh/MocA family oxidoreductase, with translation MAERIKMGLVGCGGMSGAHMGGYRELWSKGIRDYEIVAACDIAVERAEERANQAHEFQGGTKPAVYTELDEMLAKHPDLECVDICALHSAHHTLAVPALNAGKHVIIEKPFGITMRACKLMMEAADRNDRIISVAENYRLARIQRTRSWAIAQGRIGDPRMFFWVEVSEGLGKWGWRNFKMDAGGGWALDGGVHFTDLMRYILGMEAEEVYAINKAYEPFRYDNPAEREGGYAVDVEDAMIATIKFEQGVTAQWTWVGSAPGHGFRQHTVYGSEGSLDWNEGLVPRGGEPISNDDLMQEFMNSLSDSEREYYFPGGVEDTVAIELKYFADAIRSGGKPEVDAVEGMRSEAICMAVYESGWFGRPVTIQEIENCELEGYQKEINDKLGIGV